The Chloroflexota bacterium genome window below encodes:
- a CDS encoding polysaccharide pyruvyl transferase family protein, whose protein sequence is MLLLLHRAIRNAGDFLIFDRAVKLFRAFRPTAKLVVAKAWLPLTDQFRLVELQAFDAVVVCGGPGYQNGLYPQVYPLADLSRLHSPVVLLALGSYSFPGTPSQLRISRFDGPTRAFLDEVQQRAPYLGARDRLTEELLHVNGISEVLMTGDPAWYDLEHMDKVGPTGSNIRSLAFTPPASAVFAGQALRLMRRLAKELPRSRGTVVFHRGLQRRYAAEAGRLGWSIEDISGSLDGFQFYDSVDLHVGYRVHAHLYCLSHALRSYLIAEDSRGIGALQTLGPLGVDPLTRHDRSWRPLQRVRLVAGNLARLPGPVSDRLLEVLAPAVTAEIGDELMAQLALDQSGSWQRLRQARETMRLTLPVMRTMIESIP, encoded by the coding sequence TTGCTACTGCTGTTACATCGTGCCATCAGGAATGCAGGTGACTTCCTCATCTTCGACCGCGCGGTAAAGCTCTTTCGTGCCTTTCGCCCAACGGCGAAGCTTGTCGTGGCCAAGGCTTGGCTTCCGTTGACCGATCAGTTTCGTCTCGTCGAGCTCCAGGCGTTCGACGCCGTGGTCGTGTGCGGGGGTCCGGGTTATCAGAACGGCCTGTACCCACAAGTCTACCCACTCGCTGACCTCTCAAGACTCCACTCACCGGTCGTCCTACTGGCTCTCGGCAGCTATTCGTTCCCGGGCACGCCATCCCAATTGCGGATCTCGCGCTTTGACGGACCTACACGTGCGTTCTTGGATGAAGTACAGCAGCGGGCTCCGTACCTCGGAGCCCGTGACAGACTCACCGAGGAGCTGCTACACGTGAACGGGATTTCGGAGGTGCTCATGACCGGTGATCCAGCGTGGTATGACCTGGAGCACATGGACAAGGTTGGGCCCACCGGCTCCAACATCAGGTCGCTCGCCTTCACGCCTCCGGCCTCCGCTGTCTTCGCGGGACAGGCGCTCCGTCTCATGCGGCGGCTGGCGAAAGAGCTGCCGCGGTCGCGCGGAACGGTTGTTTTTCATCGTGGATTGCAGCGACGATACGCGGCTGAGGCAGGGCGCTTGGGGTGGTCGATTGAGGACATCTCCGGTTCTCTCGATGGCTTCCAGTTCTATGACAGTGTTGATCTTCATGTCGGCTACAGGGTCCATGCTCACCTCTATTGCCTGAGCCACGCCCTCCGCAGTTACCTGATCGCCGAGGATTCTCGGGGTATTGGCGCACTGCAAACATTGGGTCCTCTTGGAGTGGATCCCCTCACACGTCACGATCGCTCGTGGCGGCCGCTGCAACGGGTTCGGCTTGTGGCAGGGAACCTCGCCCGGCTTCCTGGTCCCGTCTCAGATCGTTTGCTCGAGGTGTTGGCACCCGCGGTGACGGCGGAAATCGGCGACGAACTGATGGCTCAGCTCGCCCTTGATCAATCGGGGTCCTGGCAAAGGCTCAGGCAGGCACGGGAGACGATGAGGCTCACACTTCCAGTCATGCGGACGATGATCGAGAGTATTCCGTGA
- a CDS encoding acylneuraminate cytidylyltransferase yields MTENRPISTAFRTLVIIPARGGSKGIPRKNLRALRGEPLISYVIRTALASRFRPDVYVSSEDDEILSIAEKLGATPHRRPRGLAEDETTLDAVVFEAFREITAGRLDAYDLVATIQPTSPLLRTASLDAAIEGLLASGDDTVISAIRDAHLTWTVNDGRFVPNYEERRNRQDLPPLFRETGGFLISRASVLTPDARIGDRVSLHLLTGGEAVDIDTLEDFNLCEWYLSRRHVLFVVSGYPEIGLGHVYNAITIATDLVKHDLTFLVDRRSKLALEILSGHHYAVTRQESGDLVEEITHLAPDVVINDVLDTSEDYVRALKKLGIKVINFEDLGPGALYADLVINAIYPERQIHPNHYFGHRYFCARTEFTLTAPKLVDGPVSRVLLTFGGTDLNNLTAKVLTAIHGYCQEHGISVDVVAGMGYQRFETLQRFAGVGVERNVANISDFMRRADIIFTSAGRTVFEIACIGTPAIVLAQNERELTHLFASEEHGFVHLGLGRDVEEATILQAFRELVEESGMREHMSRLMLEHDIRSGKDRVLRLLDQVIGGE; encoded by the coding sequence GTGACCGAGAATCGTCCGATCTCGACTGCCTTCCGTACGCTGGTTATCATCCCCGCACGCGGCGGCTCGAAAGGGATCCCACGTAAGAACCTCCGCGCCCTGCGCGGTGAGCCGCTGATCTCGTATGTTATCCGCACGGCGCTGGCTTCGCGCTTTCGCCCAGATGTCTATGTCTCGAGCGAGGATGACGAGATCCTCTCGATCGCGGAGAAGCTGGGCGCGACCCCCCACCGCCGACCTCGCGGGCTGGCCGAGGACGAAACGACGCTAGACGCGGTGGTCTTCGAGGCTTTTCGAGAGATCACCGCCGGACGGCTGGACGCCTACGACCTGGTGGCGACTATCCAGCCTACGTCCCCCCTGCTCCGAACGGCATCGCTCGATGCCGCCATCGAAGGGCTTCTCGCTTCCGGCGACGACACTGTCATCTCGGCGATACGGGACGCGCATCTCACCTGGACCGTCAATGACGGCCGTTTCGTTCCCAACTACGAGGAGCGAAGAAACCGGCAGGACCTGCCGCCGCTCTTCCGCGAGACCGGCGGGTTTCTGATCTCCCGTGCGTCTGTGCTGACGCCGGACGCCCGGATCGGAGATCGAGTCTCGCTCCATCTGCTGACCGGCGGCGAGGCGGTCGACATTGACACCCTCGAGGATTTCAACCTCTGCGAGTGGTATCTGTCGCGGCGGCACGTACTGTTCGTTGTGAGCGGGTACCCAGAGATCGGACTCGGCCACGTCTATAACGCGATCACCATTGCCACCGACCTTGTAAAGCATGACCTGACCTTCCTGGTGGATCGGAGAAGCAAACTTGCGCTCGAGATCCTCTCGGGACATCACTACGCCGTCACCCGACAGGAGAGTGGGGACCTGGTCGAGGAGATCACCCACCTCGCACCGGACGTCGTGATCAACGACGTCCTCGATACATCCGAGGATTACGTCCGCGCTCTCAAGAAGCTCGGGATCAAGGTCATCAACTTTGAGGACCTGGGACCCGGCGCCCTGTACGCGGACCTCGTCATCAATGCCATATATCCCGAGCGGCAGATCCACCCCAACCACTATTTCGGCCATCGATACTTCTGTGCTCGCACGGAATTCACGTTGACGGCTCCCAAGCTGGTCGATGGTCCGGTTTCGCGCGTATTGCTGACCTTCGGCGGAACGGATCTCAACAATTTGACGGCCAAGGTGCTGACCGCCATCCATGGCTACTGCCAAGAACATGGGATCTCGGTCGATGTTGTCGCAGGAATGGGCTATCAACGGTTCGAGACGCTGCAACGCTTTGCCGGTGTCGGCGTCGAAAGGAATGTCGCGAACATCTCCGATTTCATGCGGCGAGCCGACATCATCTTCACCTCGGCAGGCCGCACCGTCTTCGAGATCGCCTGCATCGGCACCCCCGCCATCGTTCTTGCTCAAAACGAACGCGAACTCACGCATCTGTTCGCGTCCGAAGAGCACGGTTTCGTCCACCTTGGCCTCGGCCGCGACGTGGAGGAGGCAACGATCCTCCAGGCCTTCCGCGAGCTCGTCGAGGAGTCTGGCATGCGGGAGCACATGAGCCGCTTGATGCTGGAACATGACATACGATCCGGGAAGGACCGCGTACTGCGCCTGCTCGACCAGGTGATTGGAGGCGAATGA
- a CDS encoding N-acetylneuraminate synthase family protein — MEIARRLIHEAAEGGADAIKFQTYRADTLASRDSPAYWDTSEEPTHSQFELFRRYDTFWKSEFEALKVECDSAGIEFMSTPFDTESADFLNDLMDVYKISSSDLTNLPFISLICRFGKPVLLSTGASYLWEIEEAVQVIRDGGNPFCLMHCILNYPTADFDANLAMIHDLRRRFPEALPGYSDHTRPNEEMDVLTVAALSGARVLEKHFTHDKTLPGNDHYHAMDMRDLKEFRRRNDRIVGLLGQPHKRPLPSEEPSRQNARRSLVARVTLSRGTLIAEDNLTWKRPASGISPREINRVVGRRAAIDIAEDAILQWSMLD; from the coding sequence ATGGAGATCGCACGCCGTTTGATCCACGAGGCGGCAGAGGGCGGGGCAGATGCGATCAAGTTCCAAACCTATCGGGCGGACACGCTGGCGTCGCGTGATTCACCCGCGTACTGGGATACGTCGGAGGAGCCTACTCATAGCCAATTCGAACTCTTCCGTCGATACGACACGTTCTGGAAGAGCGAGTTTGAGGCTCTCAAAGTGGAATGCGATTCGGCAGGCATCGAGTTCATGTCCACCCCATTCGACACCGAGTCGGCGGACTTCCTCAACGACCTCATGGACGTCTACAAGATCTCGTCCTCGGACCTGACCAACCTGCCCTTCATCAGCCTCATCTGCAGATTCGGCAAACCGGTCCTGCTGTCCACCGGCGCTTCATACCTGTGGGAGATTGAGGAGGCCGTTCAGGTGATCCGCGACGGGGGAAATCCATTCTGCTTGATGCATTGCATCCTGAACTACCCGACGGCCGACTTCGACGCCAATCTCGCGATGATCCATGACCTGCGGCGTCGTTTCCCTGAAGCTCTGCCGGGCTATTCAGACCACACCCGGCCGAACGAGGAGATGGATGTCCTGACGGTCGCTGCCCTGTCCGGCGCCCGCGTGCTTGAGAAGCATTTCACCCACGATAAGACCCTCCCCGGAAATGACCACTACCACGCCATGGACATGCGTGACCTGAAAGAGTTTCGCCGGCGCAATGACCGCATCGTGGGGCTGCTCGGCCAGCCTCACAAGCGACCCCTGCCTTCCGAAGAGCCGTCCCGTCAGAACGCGCGCCGTAGTCTCGTCGCTCGCGTGACCCTGTCGCGCGGCACTCTCATTGCCGAGGACAATCTCACGTGGAAGCGTCCGGCGTCGGGCATCAGTCCCCGGGAGATCAACCGCGTCGTCGGCCGGCGCGCCGCCATCGACATTGCCGAAGACGCCATCCTGCAATGGAGCATGCTGGACTGA
- a CDS encoding oligosaccharide flippase family protein, translating into MSEVTRSARQAPTRIARASALFVVANLLPRLGLFLLLPVYVRFMSQAEFGALMLLIPVAGLLAILFRLGLDAALMRFHFDADGVGRSHLYASVAATTLVSGVVGVALVATVLAPMFNIIFVGIDFWPLGALMVASALTLTFQYIPTVFLRATEQPVAYLAFTLSVVVATALASLVLILGFRAGTSGGLVGQLAGGIVTVLAAAYVLLRLGSPRVDMRLVARSLRFGIPLVPHGLSQWMMNVSDRWLIGLVIGLPTIAARAEIGIYSLGYQIGYVVTLVAVSVQAAWTPVLYRLGELAMGPRLHRHMVTVAALLFLSLAVLLSATSHEIVAIIAPVSYARAADVISVVALGSTLYGFYVMLVGVIMLGRSTGSLPLITLAAAAVNVGFNLLLIPRLGIMGAAWSTVIGYGCYAGATYWLARHRFPLDLDWPRLSLLLLGALLAVAATLAVPHPSPTGMLAGLAIAMAYAAGGALLCRQPWRSLVGLLHEGADLALAAGSSSAIKRDMLGRG; encoded by the coding sequence ATGTCCGAGGTAACGCGGTCGGCACGGCAGGCACCGACCAGGATTGCCCGCGCATCCGCCCTCTTTGTCGTTGCCAATCTGCTTCCCCGGCTCGGGCTGTTCCTGCTGCTGCCCGTCTACGTGCGGTTCATGAGCCAGGCTGAGTTCGGGGCTCTCATGTTGCTGATCCCCGTCGCCGGTCTCTTGGCGATTCTCTTTCGCCTCGGCCTCGACGCGGCCTTGATGCGATTCCATTTCGACGCCGATGGTGTGGGTCGCTCGCACCTCTATGCGAGCGTGGCAGCGACCACCTTGGTCAGCGGCGTGGTTGGGGTGGCATTGGTGGCGACCGTCCTGGCTCCTATGTTCAATATCATCTTCGTCGGGATCGACTTCTGGCCGCTCGGTGCGCTCATGGTCGCATCGGCCCTGACGCTGACCTTCCAATACATCCCCACGGTCTTTCTGCGCGCCACCGAGCAGCCGGTTGCCTACCTGGCCTTCACGCTCAGCGTCGTCGTGGCTACAGCGCTCGCGTCGCTCGTGCTCATCCTGGGCTTCCGAGCCGGGACGTCGGGTGGCCTCGTCGGGCAGCTGGCGGGCGGTATCGTCACCGTGCTCGCGGCCGCCTACGTCCTACTCCGCTTGGGCTCGCCGCGGGTCGACATGAGGCTGGTTGCACGCTCCCTGAGGTTCGGCATACCCCTCGTCCCGCATGGGCTCTCACAGTGGATGATGAACGTGTCTGACCGGTGGCTCATCGGCTTGGTCATCGGTCTACCCACGATCGCCGCACGAGCCGAGATCGGCATCTACAGCCTCGGATACCAGATCGGTTATGTCGTGACGCTGGTGGCCGTATCGGTCCAGGCCGCCTGGACCCCGGTGCTCTATCGCCTCGGCGAGCTTGCCATGGGTCCCAGGCTGCACCGCCACATGGTCACGGTCGCGGCCCTCTTGTTCCTGTCCCTGGCAGTCTTGCTGAGTGCCACCAGCCATGAGATCGTCGCGATCATCGCGCCGGTCAGCTATGCGCGAGCAGCCGACGTGATCTCGGTCGTGGCCCTCGGGTCGACCCTGTATGGGTTCTACGTGATGCTGGTGGGCGTGATCATGCTCGGGCGCTCGACCGGCTCGCTGCCGCTGATCACGCTCGCGGCGGCGGCCGTCAACGTCGGATTCAACCTGCTGCTGATCCCGAGGCTCGGCATTATGGGTGCCGCTTGGTCGACGGTCATCGGGTACGGCTGCTACGCCGGTGCGACTTACTGGTTGGCCCGACATCGGTTTCCGCTCGATCTCGACTGGCCGCGTCTTTCACTCCTGCTCCTTGGCGCTCTGCTCGCCGTGGCCGCGACTCTTGCCGTTCCCCACCCATCGCCGACAGGGATGCTGGCCGGGCTGGCAATTGCAATGGCGTACGCGGCGGGTGGCGCCCTGCTCTGCCGGCAGCCGTGGCGGTCGCTGGTCGGCCTGCTGCATGAAGGAGCCGACCTGGCGTTGGCCGCGGGCTCGTCCTCAGCGATCAAGAGGGACATGCTCGGGAGAGGGTAA
- the wecB gene encoding UDP-N-acetylglucosamine 2-epimerase (non-hydrolyzing) has product MTGNRTRPQAAVIIGTRPEAIKLAPVVRELRRRGVGTVVIGTGQHRDLVEGVLRLFDVALDHDLHLMRDAADLNHLLSTGVKRIGSLLAELQPRVVLVQGDTTSALAGALAAFNAGIPVAHVEAGLRSHDLTRPFPEEMHRRVLSVLAQWNFAPTAHAAKELRAEHVAGAIHVTGNTVVDAVNHIVTRTASMSERIEKPPGIYILATAHRRESWGGPIREIALGLRDVLRQRKDLSLIFATHPNPRAWGPVEEILGVEPRATVVGPLEYDEFLVLLQGSVLAVTDSGGIQEEGPTLGVPVLVTRSVTERPEGLEAGAVNMVGTSRTAIRREVRRLLDDDRARSTMSRAGRQVYGDGLAARRIADILVRDLEERSR; this is encoded by the coding sequence GTGACCGGCAACCGCACGAGGCCCCAGGCCGCGGTCATCATCGGGACCCGCCCAGAGGCGATCAAGCTCGCCCCCGTCGTCCGGGAGCTGCGACGGCGGGGCGTGGGCACGGTGGTGATCGGGACGGGGCAGCATCGTGATCTGGTCGAGGGTGTGCTGCGCCTCTTCGACGTCGCACTGGACCACGACCTCCACCTCATGCGGGACGCTGCCGACCTCAACCACCTGCTGAGCACGGGTGTGAAGCGGATCGGCTCGCTCCTGGCAGAGCTCCAGCCACGGGTCGTCCTGGTCCAGGGCGACACGACCAGTGCGCTGGCCGGGGCGCTGGCCGCCTTCAATGCCGGGATACCGGTCGCGCACGTCGAGGCAGGTCTCCGCTCGCATGACCTCACGCGGCCGTTCCCGGAAGAAATGCATCGGCGAGTCCTGAGCGTCCTCGCCCAGTGGAACTTCGCACCCACCGCGCACGCTGCGAAGGAGCTGCGGGCAGAGCACGTTGCCGGCGCAATCCATGTGACCGGCAATACCGTGGTCGACGCGGTGAACCATATCGTGACGCGGACCGCGTCGATGTCCGAGCGCATCGAAAAGCCCCCCGGCATCTACATTCTGGCCACCGCTCACCGTCGGGAATCGTGGGGTGGGCCGATCCGCGAGATCGCCCTTGGCCTTCGCGACGTCCTGCGACAGCGAAAGGATCTGTCCCTGATCTTCGCTACTCACCCGAATCCACGCGCGTGGGGCCCGGTCGAGGAGATCCTGGGGGTCGAGCCGCGGGCCACGGTGGTGGGCCCCCTGGAATACGACGAGTTCCTGGTGCTGCTGCAGGGATCCGTCCTGGCTGTCACCGATTCCGGGGGGATCCAGGAGGAAGGCCCAACGCTGGGTGTCCCGGTTCTCGTCACGCGATCGGTGACCGAGCGACCGGAGGGGCTGGAGGCCGGCGCGGTGAACATGGTCGGCACCAGTCGAACTGCGATTCGTCGCGAGGTGCGGCGCCTCCTCGACGACGACCGTGCGCGGTCGACGATGAGCCGCGCTGGGAGGCAGGTCTACGGTGACGGCCTGGCGGCCAGGCGCATTGCGGACATCCTGGTGCGCGATCTCGAGGAACGCAGCCGCTGA
- the wecC gene encoding UDP-N-acetyl-D-mannosamine dehydrogenase yields the protein MCVLGLGYIGLPTAAAIAAAGHRVLGVDTNPVVVETISAGQVHIEEPRLPDLVASVVASGQLTAAAEPGPADVFLICVPTPLRRGSAIPTPDTSHVMIAARSIAEVVADGNLVVIESTCPVGTTELVRDVLAASGIDTDQIRLAYCPERVLPGRILDELASNDRIIGGIDPASSAAAEAFYRTFVSGALFTTDSCTAEMVKLVENSFRDVNIAFANEVSMLCDHLGLDPWEVIRLANRHPRVSILQPGPGVGGHCLAVDPWFIVSQDPETARLLRTGREVNDRKTDWVIDQIRSAVADQSDRLGRPARVACMGLAYKANVDDLRESPALRVALSLGSVGVDLLACEPHVKSHPALQLHDVDTAVSGADVIALLVNHAEFAGLDFGGKVVLDFCGATAARSAS from the coding sequence GGCGTCGACACCAATCCCGTGGTTGTCGAGACCATCAGCGCCGGGCAGGTCCACATCGAGGAGCCCCGGCTTCCCGACCTGGTCGCTTCGGTCGTGGCGTCCGGTCAGCTCACCGCCGCTGCCGAGCCAGGACCGGCAGACGTCTTTCTGATCTGCGTTCCGACCCCGTTGAGGCGCGGCTCTGCCATTCCGACACCCGACACCAGCCATGTCATGATCGCCGCGCGTTCCATCGCCGAGGTGGTGGCCGATGGCAACCTGGTGGTCATCGAATCGACCTGCCCGGTGGGCACCACCGAGCTCGTCCGAGACGTGCTGGCAGCCTCCGGCATCGACACCGATCAGATCCGACTTGCGTACTGTCCGGAGCGCGTCCTTCCGGGCAGGATCCTGGACGAGCTCGCATCGAACGACCGAATCATCGGCGGCATCGATCCGGCGTCATCCGCTGCAGCCGAGGCCTTCTACCGAACCTTCGTCAGCGGCGCGCTGTTCACGACGGACAGCTGCACGGCCGAGATGGTGAAGCTGGTGGAGAACAGCTTCCGGGACGTGAACATCGCATTTGCCAACGAGGTCTCGATGCTGTGCGACCACCTCGGGCTCGATCCCTGGGAGGTCATCCGCCTCGCGAATCGTCACCCACGCGTCTCCATCCTGCAGCCCGGACCGGGAGTCGGCGGCCACTGCCTCGCCGTCGATCCGTGGTTCATCGTGTCACAGGATCCGGAGACGGCGCGACTGCTGCGCACGGGACGGGAGGTCAACGATCGCAAGACCGATTGGGTGATCGACCAGATCCGCTCGGCCGTGGCCGATCAGTCCGATCGCCTGGGCCGGCCGGCTCGCGTGGCCTGCATGGGACTTGCCTACAAGGCGAACGTCGACGACCTGCGCGAGTCTCCTGCGCTGCGAGTGGCGTTGTCGCTCGGCTCGGTCGGGGTCGACCTCCTCGCCTGCGAGCCGCACGTCAAGTCGCACCCGGCGTTGCAGCTCCACGACGTCGATACCGCAGTCTCCGGCGCCGACGTCATCGCCCTGCTGGTCAATCACGCTGAATTTGCCGGACTCGATTTCGGGGGCAAGGTGGTGCTCGATTTCTGCGGGGCGACCGCTGCCCGATCCGCGTCGTGA